The following proteins come from a genomic window of Montipora foliosa isolate CH-2021 chromosome 2, ASM3666993v2, whole genome shotgun sequence:
- the LOC137991919 gene encoding uncharacterized protein, translated as MEPENDYKLAFLGTAVSREPDGRLTTSVYRKPRHTDQYFAYDFHHRQSVKRSTVKCLYESAKRLVTKPSVISKEKKQLSSVLVSNGCPLSFLQKITKTRKPSSSAESTIEYKSTAVLPYVKGLSEELRRCLQQQGMRAVFNSATTLRSHLVRPKDAVQPTKQDGVVFRIPCEYETSDLPAPRPPPFQNTLTTPDTTRFGTK; from the coding sequence ATGGAGCCAGAGAACGACTACAAACTCGCTTTCCTTGGCACCGCAGTTTCAAGAGAACCGGACGGCCGCCTCACCACCAGTGTGTACAGGAAGCCTAGGCACACTGATCAGTACTTCGCGTATGATTTCCACCACCGGCAATCAGTAAAACGCAGTACTGTCAAGTGCCTCTATGAGAGCGCCAAACGTCTCGTAACAAAACCCTCTGTTATCTCCAAGGAGAAGAAACAGCTGTCTTCTGTTCTTGTCTCTAATGGTTGccctctttctttcttgcagaaaatcaccaagaccAGGAAACCGAGTAGCAGTGCAGAGTCCACGATCGAGTACAAGTCTACTGCGGTTTTACCCTATGTCAAAGGCCTATCCGAAGAACTTCGCCGCTGCCTACAGCAACAAGGCATGCGCGCTGTTTTCAACTCGGCGACTACATTAAGATCACATCTAGTACGACCGAAAGACGCTGTCCAGCCCACTAAACAAGATGGTGTAGTTTTCAGGATTCCCTGTGAATACGAGACATCCGACTTGCCCGCACCTAGACCTCCACCAtttcagaacacgctaacaacaccggacacaacccgctttggaacgaagtaa